The following proteins are encoded in a genomic region of Desulfosporosinus youngiae DSM 17734:
- the istB gene encoding IS21-like element helper ATPase IstB, which translates to MDASAIIEARIELACGQLRLPGLAQYYRDIVRDALERNSDHLSFLAACLEYEVARKQEQKQLALLRQAKFPVLKTLQEFQFTKIPKLPKMKVEQLAGGDFVGHHENVLCIGKSGTGKSHIAIALGIEVMRQGYRVRFTPVMQLIQELQQAESEYRLPRYLKTWNKYDVVILDELGYIPLGEGGKLLFQFISQRYERSSLIITSNLEFSRWIEVFGDPALTTALLDRLTHHSHILVFDGESHRFRERLSRSEEV; encoded by the coding sequence ATGGATGCCTCTGCCATTATTGAAGCGCGGATAGAGCTGGCCTGTGGGCAACTACGGTTGCCGGGACTTGCTCAATACTATCGAGACATTGTTCGCGATGCTCTTGAACGGAATTCAGATCACTTAAGCTTCTTGGCAGCTTGCTTGGAATATGAGGTTGCCCGAAAACAAGAGCAAAAACAATTAGCCTTACTTAGGCAGGCCAAATTTCCGGTCCTTAAAACACTGCAAGAATTTCAATTTACAAAGATCCCTAAACTGCCAAAAATGAAGGTAGAACAGCTTGCCGGGGGAGATTTTGTCGGTCACCACGAAAACGTTCTTTGCATCGGAAAATCTGGAACTGGTAAAAGCCACATAGCCATTGCTCTTGGGATAGAGGTTATGCGTCAGGGGTATCGGGTGCGTTTTACACCGGTTATGCAACTCATCCAGGAGTTGCAGCAAGCGGAATCGGAATACCGTCTTCCCCGTTATCTGAAAACCTGGAACAAATATGATGTCGTGATTCTTGATGAACTTGGGTATATCCCTTTGGGAGAAGGCGGCAAGCTTCTCTTCCAGTTTATTTCTCAGCGTTATGAACGAAGCAGCCTCATTATTACCTCTAATTTGGAGTTTTCCCGCTGGATCGAAGTGTTTGGAGATCCCGCTTTAACCACCGCACTATTGGATCGACTGACCCACCATTCTCACATCCTTGTGTTTGATGGCGAATCACACCGATTCCGTGAGCGCTTAAGCCGCTCAGAGGAGGTGTGA
- a CDS encoding immunity 26/phosphotriesterase HocA family protein — MFELTNEERKYLGLTLVSSTWDLVKLIPSPHDKRDTFVYFDGNTICKRIIISENTYFEHNLNEETTNSRTELLPKTGRGKIVKLTTSTLEKRTPKGMYFSFNGSNVTIGKWETNREFYSSYIEDIKLNTFEDLSGWIEQWIKETTISDLNELAEFASLPKKHYKYSVGDFFRFKLNRRLYSYGRILLNYDKMRKEKIKFWDILMGKPLVVKVYYIATTDKNISCEDLRNLKAMPSQFIMDNPFFYGEYEIIGSLPLADNELDFPVMYGKSIDIRDGNKVFLQSGKSYFELNRTHALYSEFRNNGIVFGINVKLPILDKCVKLHNNQPYWEQNNYTANKDLRNPKFCAEREMICKQFGVSEADIFSKMIL; from the coding sequence ATGTTTGAATTAACAAACGAAGAACGCAAATATCTAGGATTAACCCTTGTTTCTTCTACTTGGGATTTAGTCAAACTCATTCCGAGTCCACATGATAAGCGAGATACATTTGTATATTTTGACGGAAATACTATCTGCAAGCGAATAATAATAAGCGAAAATACTTATTTCGAACATAATTTAAATGAGGAAACAACCAATAGCAGAACAGAGCTTCTCCCAAAGACGGGAAGAGGTAAAATTGTGAAATTGACCACTTCAACTCTCGAAAAAAGAACGCCAAAAGGAATGTATTTTTCTTTTAATGGTAGCAATGTAACTATTGGTAAATGGGAAACGAACAGAGAATTTTATAGTTCCTACATTGAAGATATAAAATTAAATACTTTTGAAGATCTTTCTGGTTGGATAGAACAGTGGATAAAAGAAACCACCATATCAGACTTAAACGAGCTTGCAGAATTTGCATCATTACCCAAAAAACATTACAAATATAGCGTTGGCGATTTTTTTAGATTTAAGCTAAATAGAAGATTATATAGTTATGGAAGGATACTGCTTAATTACGATAAGATGCGAAAAGAAAAAATCAAATTTTGGGATATTTTAATGGGCAAACCGTTGGTAGTGAAGGTGTATTATATCGCAACAACCGACAAAAATATTAGTTGTGAGGATTTAAGAAACCTTAAAGCGATGCCCTCCCAATTTATAATGGACAACCCGTTTTTTTATGGTGAATATGAAATTATTGGGAGTTTACCACTAGCAGATAATGAGCTAGACTTTCCTGTTATGTATGGAAAAAGTATTGATATAAGAGATGGTAATAAAGTATTTCTTCAGTCGGGGAAAAGTTATTTTGAGCTAAATAGAACCCATGCTTTATATTCAGAGTTTAGAAACAACGGAATTGTTTTTGGAATAAATGTGAAACTGCCGATTTTGGATAAGTGTGTAAAACTGCATAATAATCAACCCTACTGGGAGCAAAATAATTATACGGCAAATAAAGATTTGCGAAATCCAAAATTTTGTGCAGAACGAGAAATGATATGTAAACAATTTGGAGTTTCAGAAGCGGATATTTTTTCAAAGATGATTCTCTAA
- a CDS encoding sigma-70 family RNA polymerase sigma factor — protein sequence MEAQTIVAAIRGDAEAFYELINFHKHQLYRIAFRYLKSEHDALEAIQEMTYRAYRSIHKLKEPKYFQTWLIRILINVCNDELKRLKAQLPLTGEVIQSKLTALDDSTEPGGRVDLQRLDILEALDRLDLRYRQVIELKYFEDLTIQQIAVVLERPEGTIKTWLFQSYKLLKEFLQMRGDSHV from the coding sequence ATGGAAGCGCAAACTATTGTCGCAGCAATAAGAGGAGATGCTGAGGCTTTTTACGAGCTTATAAATTTTCATAAGCATCAGCTATATCGGATCGCTTTTCGGTATTTGAAGAGTGAACATGATGCCCTCGAGGCTATTCAAGAAATGACCTATCGTGCTTACCGCAGCATACATAAACTTAAGGAGCCTAAATACTTTCAGACCTGGCTTATTCGCATTCTTATTAATGTCTGTAACGACGAGTTAAAGCGGCTTAAAGCCCAACTTCCTCTGACTGGTGAGGTTATTCAATCTAAACTGACAGCCTTAGATGACTCAACTGAACCGGGAGGAAGGGTGGATTTGCAACGTCTGGATATTCTAGAGGCCCTCGATCGTCTCGATCTCAGATATCGTCAGGTTATTGAACTGAAGTACTTTGAGGATTTAACGATTCAGCAAATTGCTGTTGTTTTAGAACGACCTGAAGGTACGATCAAGACCTGGTTATTCCAGTCATATAAACTGCTTAAAGAATTCCTTCAAATGAGGGGGGACAGTCATGTTTGA
- a CDS encoding acyl carrier protein: MEDRVLYTINHILQRKKRKITLESRLREDLFVDSVDMAMIIGDLEDEFEITITDNEFADVVTVNDIVEKLKARGLSEY; the protein is encoded by the coding sequence ATGGAAGACAGAGTACTATACACTATAAACCATATTTTACAAAGGAAGAAGAGAAAAATAACCCTGGAGAGCCGTTTGCGGGAAGACCTATTTGTAGATTCGGTAGATATGGCGATGATTATCGGAGATCTGGAGGATGAATTTGAGATAACCATTACTGATAACGAGTTTGCGGATGTGGTGACCGTCAATGATATTGTAGAGAAACTGAAAGCCAGAGGTTTATCCGAATACTGA
- the istA gene encoding IS21 family transposase, translated as MLRMVDKEYIRKKHFLEGWSIRELSRQLKISRQTVRKMLKDGEIPKYHRKKPKPSPVMDPYRDVIENILEMDTNAPPKQRHTSARIYERLHDEYGFKGGESTVRRYVRSLKDVKNECFLLLEAAPGEQMQIDFGEAQIYLKNKLVKVLLFCMRLKHSSVPFVIAFPTQRLEAFLEGHNRAFAYFGGVCKEGLYDNASTQVVKILEGPEREEHTWFSSLRAHYLFNSLFARPGRGNEKGSVESLVKYVRKRALVPVPSFQTWDELNAHLLSWCQKEKEKHMDQWLEEQKALRPLPVTSFSAARPKPVKVDSYALVTVDRNKYSVPCQYTGQVLLAKAYVDRVDIIHLSQIVATHPRCYARGEAILEILHYLPVLQHKPHAVTHAKVVRQLPAVFGRLRERMVGVHSRGYKDFLEVLLLLRDYSVAELTTALELLGESTITADTIRQIVSGDNVQPQVYSEAITTIDDATKYDQLLAEVI; from the coding sequence ATGCTTAGAATGGTCGACAAAGAGTATATCAGAAAGAAACATTTTTTGGAAGGATGGTCAATCCGAGAACTCAGTAGACAACTGAAGATTTCCAGGCAAACCGTAAGGAAAATGCTAAAGGATGGTGAAATACCGAAGTACCATCGAAAAAAGCCTAAACCCAGTCCGGTCATGGATCCTTATCGAGACGTCATAGAAAACATCTTAGAAATGGATACAAATGCTCCACCAAAGCAGCGGCATACCTCAGCTCGTATTTATGAACGACTTCATGATGAATATGGATTCAAAGGCGGAGAATCAACGGTCCGACGCTACGTGCGCAGTTTAAAAGATGTAAAGAATGAGTGTTTTCTTTTGCTCGAAGCCGCACCAGGCGAACAAATGCAGATCGATTTCGGGGAAGCCCAAATCTATTTAAAAAATAAGCTTGTGAAAGTTTTGTTATTCTGTATGCGCTTAAAGCACAGCAGCGTACCGTTTGTTATCGCTTTCCCAACCCAACGTCTTGAAGCTTTTCTTGAAGGCCATAATCGTGCCTTCGCATATTTTGGAGGTGTTTGTAAAGAAGGCTTGTATGACAATGCCTCTACTCAGGTCGTTAAAATCCTTGAAGGTCCCGAACGAGAAGAACACACTTGGTTTTCCAGTCTGAGGGCTCACTATCTCTTTAACAGCTTATTTGCCCGACCTGGTCGTGGAAACGAAAAGGGCAGCGTTGAATCTCTTGTTAAATATGTACGTAAACGCGCTTTAGTTCCAGTTCCATCGTTTCAGACATGGGATGAATTGAATGCTCATCTGCTTTCTTGGTGCCAAAAAGAGAAAGAGAAGCATATGGATCAATGGCTTGAAGAACAAAAAGCTCTGCGTCCGCTTCCCGTCACCTCCTTCTCCGCTGCACGGCCAAAACCCGTTAAAGTGGATTCTTATGCTTTAGTTACGGTCGATCGTAACAAGTATTCCGTTCCATGCCAGTATACTGGCCAAGTGCTTCTAGCCAAAGCGTATGTGGATCGTGTAGACATCATCCATCTTAGCCAAATTGTAGCAACACATCCTCGCTGTTATGCCCGAGGTGAAGCTATCCTTGAAATCTTGCATTACCTACCCGTGCTTCAGCACAAACCTCATGCCGTCACCCATGCTAAAGTGGTGAGGCAGCTCCCGGCAGTGTTTGGACGTTTACGTGAACGAATGGTCGGGGTCCATAGCCGCGGCTACAAAGACTTTCTTGAAGTTCTGCTTCTGCTGCGTGACTATTCCGTTGCCGAACTGACCACAGCGTTGGAATTGCTGGGTGAATCTACGATCACAGCGGATACTATCCGCCAAATAGTATCAGGAGATAATGTTCAACCCCAAGTCTATTCAGAAGCCATCACGACCATTGATGATGCGACGAAATACGATCAACTTCTAGCGGAGGTGATCTAA
- a CDS encoding DUF7336 domain-containing protein, with protein MVAVFLLQHYYEVENLEETKIIGIYSTKEKAEVIIRKYQELPGFKLYPGGFYIDEYNLDEDNWTEGFINVG; from the coding sequence ATGGTGGCTGTGTTTCTACTTCAGCATTATTATGAGGTTGAGAATCTAGAGGAAACTAAGATTATTGGAATTTATTCTACAAAGGAAAAGGCAGAAGTTATTATAAGAAAATACCAAGAACTACCGGGGTTTAAACTTTATCCTGGTGGTTTTTATATTGATGAATACAATCTAGATGAAGATAATTGGACAGAAGGATTTATAAATGTCGGCTAA
- the sigK gene encoding RNA polymerase sporulation sigma factor SigK: protein MEVILTSLALLLLKGVPLLVSYINNNSFPPPLSQEDEARYFQILQRVHINSDLDGIDEIIEVEHARNMLIEHNMRLVAFIVKQFVKNQEENEDLFSIGMIGLIKAIDSFNPNIGAKLSTYATRCIKNEILMYFRKDRSNLETSLFKPIGPDDSGDELSLIDRLSADNKPILDQVVNNEDQRDLLENVKKLPILHRQVLKMRFGLMNSTEYSQQTVSETLGISRSYVSRLEKKARQMLIKLMKERKP, encoded by the coding sequence ATGGAAGTTATCCTGACTAGTTTGGCCCTTTTACTACTCAAAGGGGTACCCCTACTGGTTTCATATATTAACAATAATTCTTTTCCACCCCCTCTGAGTCAAGAGGATGAAGCACGTTACTTCCAAATCCTACAGCGTGTTCATATAAACTCAGATTTAGACGGGATAGATGAAATAATTGAAGTAGAACATGCACGAAACATGCTGATCGAGCACAACATGCGCCTAGTGGCATTTATCGTTAAACAATTTGTCAAAAATCAAGAAGAAAACGAAGATCTGTTTTCAATAGGAATGATAGGCTTAATTAAAGCCATCGATAGCTTCAATCCTAATATTGGTGCCAAACTAAGCACTTATGCCACACGCTGTATCAAAAATGAGATCCTTATGTACTTTCGTAAAGATCGAAGCAACTTAGAAACCTCCCTTTTTAAACCTATTGGACCAGATGACAGTGGGGATGAATTAAGTTTGATTGACCGTTTGAGTGCTGACAACAAACCAATTCTTGATCAAGTCGTAAACAATGAAGATCAACGCGATCTGCTTGAAAACGTAAAAAAACTACCAATCCTTCACCGCCAGGTTCTTAAAATGAGATTTGGCTTGATGAACAGTACAGAGTATTCTCAACAAACGGTAAGCGAAACACTTGGGATTTCACGGTCCTATGTATCAAGGCTTGAAAAAAAAGCCCGCCAAATGTTAATCAAGCTAATGAAAGAGAGAAAACCATAA
- a CDS encoding DUF4179 domain-containing protein, with amino-acid sequence MFEQNEPDESIKGEKGTFSYSETMDELDTLDDLGKLMNEFNAFHELEGVNQVHDQLIQAKLRVADMPIPNELDDHIQKGLTKGIKAQKVWRFRKWNTLVACFLLVAFITTARVSPAVAAVLHKIPGLGYIVQLINYDKGLQSAVENDFILPLGVSDEHENIVFTVDGIIMDEASLVIFYTVENKRGEGTFDFSEVGIFDEVGEPLKEISIGHSSSGDPDEDGDGKIQSRINVNFYDNTVIPNRLTLKVKLHQIVQDVPAAPSSQLPSTWEITIPVDKDKFVGMKTVYEVNRSVVIEGQRITLEKVTVYPTRISLNIFYDPANSKKIFAFDDLTLVNEKGEEWGSIINGVSGSYPDENREILFFQSNYFTQSKKLFLRGKSIRAMDKKSLSITLDPENERILVGPPNLVLDQVIKNPAENKMDLIFSLKTNPLYDEKRGFGVFPFEFMDAQGNSFEIKGQSTATSSDKPGYDKTLWLTLPDDQFYQSPITFQIQDYPSRITGEFEIRIK; translated from the coding sequence ATGTTTGAACAAAATGAACCAGATGAGAGCATTAAAGGGGAAAAGGGAACTTTTAGCTATTCAGAAACGATGGATGAGTTAGATACATTGGACGACTTGGGAAAATTAATGAATGAGTTTAATGCCTTTCACGAGCTTGAGGGTGTTAATCAAGTTCATGATCAATTGATTCAGGCCAAGCTTCGGGTTGCTGACATGCCTATCCCCAATGAACTCGACGATCATATTCAAAAAGGTTTAACTAAGGGAATAAAAGCCCAAAAGGTATGGCGTTTCCGCAAATGGAATACTCTCGTGGCATGTTTTCTGCTGGTCGCCTTCATTACGACTGCTCGGGTTTCTCCCGCCGTTGCAGCTGTATTGCATAAAATACCAGGTTTAGGTTATATTGTTCAACTTATAAACTATGATAAAGGACTTCAATCCGCAGTAGAGAATGATTTTATCTTACCTCTGGGGGTCTCGGATGAACATGAAAATATTGTGTTTACCGTCGATGGAATCATTATGGATGAGGCAAGTCTAGTTATATTCTACACGGTGGAAAACAAAAGGGGAGAAGGTACCTTTGATTTTTCCGAAGTTGGGATCTTTGATGAAGTGGGTGAGCCTCTGAAGGAGATTTCTATTGGTCACAGCAGCTCTGGTGACCCTGATGAGGATGGTGATGGCAAGATTCAGTCTCGAATTAATGTCAACTTTTATGACAATACTGTTATTCCAAATCGACTAACCTTGAAAGTCAAGCTTCATCAAATAGTTCAAGATGTTCCCGCCGCTCCTTCCTCTCAACTACCTTCAACTTGGGAAATCACAATCCCTGTGGACAAAGATAAGTTTGTTGGTATGAAGACGGTTTATGAAGTCAACCGGAGTGTAGTTATTGAAGGGCAAAGAATTACCTTGGAAAAGGTTACTGTTTATCCAACGCGCATATCCCTGAATATATTCTATGATCCGGCGAATAGCAAAAAGATCTTTGCCTTTGATGATCTGACTCTAGTCAATGAAAAAGGGGAAGAGTGGGGTAGTATTATAAACGGAGTGAGTGGCAGCTATCCAGATGAGAACCGGGAAATTCTCTTCTTCCAAAGTAATTATTTTACCCAATCCAAAAAACTCTTTTTGAGAGGAAAAAGCATCCGAGCTATGGATAAGAAGAGTTTAAGCATTACTCTGGATCCAGAAAACGAAAGAATCCTTGTTGGCCCGCCAAACCTTGTGCTTGATCAGGTAATTAAGAATCCCGCAGAAAATAAAATGGATTTAATCTTCTCCCTGAAAACTAATCCTTTGTACGATGAAAAGCGTGGATTTGGTGTATTTCCCTTTGAATTCATGGATGCGCAAGGAAATTCATTCGAGATTAAAGGGCAAAGTACAGCAACTAGCTCTGACAAACCAGGGTATGATAAAACCTTATGGCTAACTCTCCCGGATGACCAATTTTACCAATCTCCGATCACATTTCAAATTCAGGATTATCCAAGTCGGATTACGGGTGAGTTTGAGATTAGAATTAAATAG
- a CDS encoding amidohydrolase family protein codes for MKIIDAHLHFSCRPGFNETAKNISQVEFSAQGLRQEFEQAGVVAGIIMSTPSREPSQPSGSPEEFVLADGTVEGLLSCVGVNPERLKEDHKELDYIEGELKKRGVTGIKLYPGYFPYYVYDSIYDPIYELARKYEVPVAIHCGDTQSPKGLLKYSHPLTIDELAVKQEDVTFVICHMGVPWMIDAAEVTAKNHNVYADLSGLIAGNKEHVMKTKDKRLYVEYIQQALVISNCYNKVLFGSDWPLVPIKPYIEFIKLVIPEEYHEAVFYRNALTVYPKLHEILST; via the coding sequence TTGAAAATCATTGATGCGCATTTGCATTTTTCATGTCGCCCTGGATTTAATGAAACGGCGAAAAATATATCACAAGTGGAATTTAGTGCTCAAGGGCTAAGACAAGAGTTCGAACAAGCCGGTGTTGTAGCTGGAATCATCATGTCAACGCCCAGTCGGGAGCCCAGCCAACCTTCGGGAAGTCCGGAAGAATTTGTTTTGGCAGATGGGACTGTAGAAGGTTTACTTTCTTGTGTAGGCGTCAATCCTGAAAGGCTTAAGGAAGATCATAAAGAACTTGATTATATTGAAGGAGAACTTAAAAAAAGGGGAGTGACAGGGATTAAACTCTATCCCGGTTATTTTCCATATTACGTGTATGATTCGATTTATGATCCTATCTATGAGCTTGCTCGCAAATACGAAGTTCCCGTAGCGATTCATTGTGGCGATACCCAATCCCCAAAAGGGCTTTTAAAATATTCCCATCCGTTAACGATTGATGAGTTAGCCGTAAAACAAGAGGACGTTACGTTTGTGATCTGTCATATGGGCGTCCCGTGGATGATTGATGCGGCAGAGGTCACTGCCAAGAATCATAATGTTTACGCAGACTTATCCGGACTCATCGCAGGGAATAAAGAGCACGTGATGAAAACCAAAGATAAAAGGCTTTACGTGGAGTATATACAACAAGCCTTAGTCATTTCGAATTGCTATAATAAAGTTCTCTTTGGATCAGATTGGCCACTTGTACCTATTAAACCTTATATAGAATTTATCAAGCTTGTTATACCGGAAGAGTATCACGAAGCTGTATTTTATCGAAATGCTCTTACAGTTTATCCCAAACTTCATGAAATTTTATCAACTTAG
- a CDS encoding pentapeptide repeat-containing protein, translated as MEDRKSSLEIISPGLPKELDILSIFDKCILPEDSFTKGIISNVLCKDQNADHVSFNKVLFKNVKFDNVSFKYLDLVDVRFENCDLSNVNFSQSVIHKVEMINCKMVGMNMSESALRNVLFEECDGSYALFRFLDCKQVGFKNSSLGSADFYKAKFSKVAFNNSNLQQTGMSGVSLKGIDLSSCNIEGLGVTVADLDGCIVSPEQVISFSKLLGLIIKR; from the coding sequence ATGGAAGATAGGAAATCAAGCCTGGAAATAATATCCCCTGGTCTCCCGAAGGAGTTAGATATACTTTCAATTTTCGATAAATGTATTCTACCGGAAGATTCATTTACTAAGGGGATTATTAGCAATGTTCTGTGCAAGGATCAAAATGCTGACCATGTATCCTTTAACAAAGTGCTTTTTAAGAACGTAAAGTTTGACAATGTGTCCTTTAAATACCTCGATTTAGTCGATGTTAGGTTTGAAAACTGCGATTTATCCAATGTGAATTTTAGCCAGTCTGTCATACATAAAGTAGAAATGATCAACTGCAAAATGGTTGGCATGAATATGAGTGAGTCTGCGCTGCGGAATGTACTTTTTGAGGAATGTGATGGAAGTTATGCTTTATTCCGTTTTTTGGATTGTAAACAGGTTGGTTTTAAGAATAGTTCACTTGGCAGCGCTGACTTCTACAAAGCTAAATTTTCAAAAGTCGCGTTTAACAATTCTAATCTGCAACAAACTGGAATGTCAGGAGTAAGCTTAAAGGGAATTGATTTAAGCAGTTGTAATATAGAGGGCTTAGGGGTTACCGTGGCTGACCTGGATGGCTGTATTGTTTCCCCTGAACAAGTAATATCGTTTTCAAAACTCTTAGGACTTATCATTAAGAGATAA
- a CDS encoding DUF5348 domain-containing protein, with amino-acid sequence MSRKTTIHYNREQDQWCVKLNERMYPLHCGESFLLHIGKTTFSCQLELDANWYVIVQETPFVLHPTTIYSVSM; translated from the coding sequence GTGAGTAGAAAGACGACGATTCACTACAACCGTGAGCAAGACCAGTGGTGTGTCAAATTAAATGAGCGGATGTATCCCTTACACTGTGGAGAATCCTTTCTGTTGCATATAGGAAAAACCACGTTTTCATGCCAATTGGAGTTAGATGCTAACTGGTATGTCATTGTTCAGGAAACTCCCTTCGTGTTGCATCCAACGACTATTTATAGCGTGAGCATGTGA
- a CDS encoding DEAD/DEAH box helicase encodes MNKGNFNDFQLSSELLKAISLLNFISPSKVQEQVIPAVLAQKDIIVKSQTGSGKTAAFAIPICELVDWEQNKPQALVLTPTRELAVQVKEDLFHIGRFRRIKVAAIFGKYPFQVQEKELKQKTHVVVGTPGRLIDHIERGTLDLSTIKYLVIDEADEMLNMGFIEQIETIIANLAHERVTVLLSATMPQDINVLCSKIMRNPIRVEIEEQNPAADRIAQERYLVDQTDKMKLLRDLTMVENPDSCMIFCNTKQTVDEVYTELMKLDYSCDKLHGGMEQRDRLNVMKNFKQGYFRYLCATDVASRGLDIEDITLVINYDIPYDRESYVHRIGRTGRVNKLGKAITFVTKNEDKFLKEIHDYIGKEILLKERPEEATVHESKQGFMAKSNTLPEIKETKGMQLSTEIMKIHVNAGKKTKMRPVDIVGTLCRIEGITAADIGIINILDVSTFVDILNNKGEVVLQNLQNTPIKGRLRKVSKAER; translated from the coding sequence ATGAACAAGGGTAATTTTAACGACTTTCAATTAAGCAGTGAATTATTAAAAGCAATTAGCTTACTGAATTTCATCAGTCCCAGCAAAGTCCAGGAGCAAGTGATCCCGGCAGTCCTGGCCCAAAAGGATATCATCGTCAAGTCCCAGACCGGAAGCGGAAAGACGGCGGCCTTTGCTATCCCTATTTGTGAATTAGTGGACTGGGAACAGAATAAACCGCAGGCCCTAGTCCTTACCCCCACCAGAGAACTGGCAGTTCAGGTCAAAGAAGACCTGTTTCATATCGGCAGATTTAGAAGAATAAAAGTAGCAGCAATTTTTGGTAAGTACCCTTTTCAAGTTCAAGAAAAGGAACTTAAACAAAAAACCCATGTTGTGGTTGGAACCCCGGGTCGCTTGATCGATCATATCGAAAGAGGGACCTTGGATCTATCAACTATAAAATACCTGGTCATTGATGAGGCTGATGAAATGCTGAATATGGGCTTTATCGAGCAAATCGAAACGATCATTGCCAACCTGGCTCATGAACGGGTGACCGTTTTATTGTCAGCGACAATGCCCCAAGATATCAATGTTTTATGCAGTAAGATTATGAGAAATCCCATCCGCGTGGAAATCGAAGAACAGAATCCGGCGGCCGATCGGATCGCTCAGGAACGATATCTTGTCGATCAGACAGACAAGATGAAGCTTCTTCGAGATCTGACGATGGTTGAAAACCCGGACAGCTGTATGATCTTTTGCAATACTAAGCAAACTGTCGATGAAGTTTACACAGAACTCATGAAGCTGGACTATTCTTGTGATAAACTTCATGGCGGAATGGAACAACGAGATCGATTGAATGTCATGAAGAATTTTAAACAAGGATATTTCAGATATCTATGTGCGACAGATGTTGCCTCAAGAGGTCTGGATATCGAGGACATTACCTTGGTCATCAATTATGATATCCCATACGACCGAGAAAGCTATGTTCATCGGATCGGAAGAACAGGCCGAGTCAACAAACTGGGTAAAGCCATAACCTTTGTTACCAAAAACGAAGATAAGTTTTTGAAGGAAATCCACGACTACATCGGCAAAGAGATCCTTCTAAAGGAAAGACCGGAAGAAGCAACGGTGCATGAGTCGAAACAAGGTTTTATGGCGAAAAGCAATACCTTGCCGGAAATCAAGGAAACAAAAGGCATGCAGCTGAGCACTGAAATCATGAAGATCCATGTGAATGCCGGGAAGAAAACAAAAATGAGACCCGTCGATATTGTGGGTACGCTTTGCCGTATTGAAGGCATAACCGCGGCAGATATCGGAATCATCAATATCCTGGATGTATCAACCTTTGTTGACATCTTGAACAATAAGGGTGAGGTGGTGCTGCAGAATCTGCAGAACACTCCGATTAAGGGCCGGCTTCGGAAGGTAAGCAAAGCAGAGCGGTAA